From the genome of Dermochelys coriacea isolate rDerCor1 chromosome 1, rDerCor1.pri.v4, whole genome shotgun sequence:
CTGCCATTGACTGCATATTGATTAGCACAGCTGCTCGGCCAGGGTTCCAGCATGAAGCTCTTTACCATCGTGCCCTGCACTACCATCATCCTCGTCTTCCTCTCCATCATTCTTTGGAGTTCTTACTTAGCAGGTAATTCtgttctatttaggttcttatactgcagcTGTCACCTAGGTATCTGACTGCCTTGCACCTCAGCAGTCAGGTGATTAACGAACTAAACAAAGATTTTGTTCTTGATTTTTGCAAGAAACAAGCCTCTGTCCCTTAGCTAAGAAGTGTAAAGAACTGGTGCTGGTTAAAATTAGTGATAGTTACTGCAAAAGGATTCCTTGAGGGGAGCACTCACAGTATCGTTCTGAAGAGATTTGAGGTTATTAAATCCAGCAATTTTTCAAAAGTCCCATGTGCCTTTGCCAGGTATGTACTTTAACAATGCCACAGACTGAGTCTGCTGATTCAGCTGTAGTTTGCTCTGTAGGATGTTAAGTAATGGAAGCAGCTACAGAAGAGACATGTGACTTCCATACTCAGCCTGCTGGGTTAAGCAACCACTTTAAAGTATCCAGCATTTTTCAGTATAATTTGGTTCAGTCTTTAACTGCTAATTATTCCAGACAACTGATTTTCGCTGCTGTCTTGAGAGGAGTGGCTGCTTAAAACAGGGCAGGTATTTTCCTCTCAGGATATTGCATCCATTTAGGTGTCAGAATTTCTCTAGCTCTTTtagcagatttttaaagatgggctacttagggtacgtctacactactcTGAAAGCCCCACAGCACTGCTGCGGTTGGCTGGCTCAGCTGAGTCTGGCTGCAGGATACAccttcaggcttgggctggagcccacgaGGAGGAAGGGTCAGAGACCATGCCCCAGCCTGAGTCTGAACATTCAGGCTGCTattttttagccccgcagcccaagcctcATGATCCTGAgttagctgacccaggctctgaaactcagtgCCATGGactttttattgcagtgtagcttTACCCTTAGTTTGCTTTCACAGTAACTCTTTTTCAGCttgaccaggggtggccaacctgtggctccagagccacatgcggttcttcagaagttaatattttaacgactccttgtataggcaccaactcaggagctggagctacaggctccaactttccaatgtgccgggggtggggtggggtgctcactgctcaacccctggctctgccacaggccctgcccccactccaccccttcccaccccctcccctgagcctgccatgcgctcgctcctccccccagagccccctgcatgccacgaaacagctgatcaggaggtgtggggagggagggggaggcagtgattggcagggctgccggtgggtggaaGGTACTGGGAGCAGAGgatgggagctgatgggggctgctgacgtattactatgtctctttggcaatgtacattggtaaattctggctccttctcaggctggccaccccgaGATAGACTGTAAAAGTAGAGATTATAACCACAATGCTGCTTGGTGCCTTTCTTCCAAAGATCGCACATTATTTTACAAGCTTCACAACATTCCACTGAGGTAGTTATTAACCCTGTTTTACGAGTGGAAAAGCTAAACACAGATGGATGAAGTGAGttgtccaaggtcatgcagcaagtTGTAGCAGAAGTGGGAAAAGGAACTGGAAATCTGGGCTGCTCCTGCCCTTCTCTAAGCTGCTCTCAATATAGCTGTGTGGATGAAAGGACAGGATTTGCAACACCCTGAGGCCAACTGACCCAAAGTCAAAGGTGGCACACAAGAATGTTATTCTGAGCGGGGAGATTTCTTTAGTATTTCCTGTAACCTCAAGTTTTGTGGCTCTACATTTCTGAAAATATGGAACAAAAttcctgaaaaacaaaacctaaccaaaggaggaaggatggttttgtggttaagacactagaCTGGGACATAGGAGACCGTGTTCAGTTCTTAGCTCTgtcagccttcctgtgtgaccttggacaattcATTCAggtggggattttcaaaggggcctaaggaAGGAAGATAACTCCTAGGCTCCTTTAGAAATCCCAGCTTTAATCTCCTTGTGCATCAATTCCCAAGTTGTACAAACGAGATAgtatctccttccctcccactatttggctgtcttgtctatttaggctaTAAActtttgggggcaaggactgaTTTTTCCTGTTTGTAGAGTGTCTGGACACAACGGAGACatgataaaaaaattaagcatTCTTTAGGTCTTTTGTGACAAGAGACACTTCTTTCTAAGCTAGTGCTGACAATGGTGGTCTGAGGGGAAGGGAACCCAGAGTAGGCAGCATCCTAAAACACACATTTGGGAACTGTGGGCTTTAACAGTAGAAGCACTGGCAATGTACAACAGCCAGACAAGGGGCAATCTCCTCCCACACTAGTGAGAGTTGTAGATCAGCTGAACAACATGCACTGTCAGAGACAGCACCTGCCCTGGCAGAAAACCCCATGCACTGACATTTTACCTGTGCCACAGGAGAAAGCTCTTTTCCCCAGTTCTTCTTGCAGAAGAGGATCATCATCAGATTGCCTGTGGTCAGCAGAATCCAGCCGGGCCAAGACATTTCTCCATTTCCTGTCTTTGCTTTTCAGTCTACGGTACCTTTTCTCCTGTGCTTTTTCCTTCCAGAGGCCGAAATGAGCTCCAGTGTCTCCTTGACAGACCATGGGGGCAATGGGAGCCAATGGCCATGCCCCGGTAAGACTTCTTTGATTCATTACTACAGCTCCTAAGCTTAGTGGTGAGATTAGACAAAAAAAGCATCGAAAGGCAGCTATGGGGGTAGGATTTATGTACTATGATGCACTTAACCGAAAGCTCAGGTTATGGGTAAAGTTCTGTGAAACATTTTACTAGAATCCTAAATTCACCTGATATGGGTGGCTTTTGAGGCCTAGTGCTTCCTGGGACCAGTCAGCCCAGGTTTACAACTTTCACGGGCCTGGACTAATTCAGTTTGCACAGCATTTGGTTCCACATTCCTTTCCACATAAACCAGACCTTCGTTTTCTCAGGCACCCAGTGGTTtgagccccttccctcccagccagACCAGCCGTGTCTgtagggtgtgaaaaaacccctTCTTAAAGGGCCCATTGTCCCCTCCCCACAATCCCCAGTTACCAATCCCTCCCCAAACTACCTAATGCACTGAGTTTAACTAATCCAAGAGCCTCCTTCCAGCTGCTAGCTGCTCCAGTGCTTCCAATCTCATCCTCTTTCCCAGGTGCCAAATATTTCTGTGAGCCATGCACCTCCACCGGACTTTTCCCTGGTTCAGAATGACCCCCCACTCACTCACACATAAATGAGATTTGCCTTCACTCCCCCCTAGCTTTTTTTCCTGGAACAGCTACTTTTATCTTAGTCCATCCCTGGAATCAATCAGTGGACAGATGCTGAACTAGGTGTTTTCAAACGATGTTCCCTTGAGGGAGCAGCAGCTCTTGAATGGGAGGGTTAATACTGTTCCCCACCACCCTATGCATTCAGCTAAATGAAGGCAGTTGGCCAGAGAGTGTAAAACTGGGGCATGAGGAGTTGGAGAGCGCAGAATGTAGAGGCCAGGATCAGGTACATGCAAAAGTCATTCCCCCGCCTTCCCTCTGGCAAAGAGAAGCCTGTTATGTGTAAAATGACCTAGATGGCTCGTTTTGCTTTCTGTGCCATCAGATGTGCAATTCTGCCCGGATGTAGCCACTTGCTGCCAGCTCGGGGTAGACGAATATGGCTGGATTGCAGCTGCTGTTGGCTGGAGCCTCTGGTTTCTGACTCTCATCCTGCTCTGCATGGATAAGATCATGAAACTCAGTCCCGATGAACCCAAGTATTTGCAAGCATGAGATGTGGCAAGCCAGCAAGAACCAGCATCCACCACGGTCATCCAAGGAAGAGCAGATGGGTTAAGAAGCTATTGAACTGCTttgctgaagaaagaaaaggacagtCAGGCATCTTATACTAAAAATGGGTCCTGATCCAAGTGAGGCATGGCAGTGCCTTCCCCGGGAGGTTTTATAGCTGATCCGCTTGAGCCAACCAAGACCTGGAGTGGATTCCAGTCCCTTGTAGTAATTTACAATTAGTCCTATGATGCAAAATGCCCCCTCTTTCCTGGATACCTGTACTCTGCTGTGAGCTTGCCACCTGCAATTCACCTATCACTAGCCAACATAACACTTACAGAGGACAGTTCAGTACACAGCTTTTGACTGTCGAGCAGACAACAGGTTAGTGAagctaattttatttataaaagaccCACCATTAGCAGTCCATACTTAAGAGTGTGTAacctgggccaaatcctcagctggtatgaattGATGCAACTCCACTGCTTTTATGGAGTTGTCTTCACACAAAAGTTGCACTGGTTAAATTAAAAGTGagttaaaactgatttatttaaactAGTGCAGACTTCTGTGTCTAGACttcaaggcttgtctacacaatatAATTGTGCTGGCTTAATTTAGAACTGATTTAGTTCAGCTAGTGCAACTTCTGTGAGTGGATTCTCTTCAATCAGTTCAAAATTGCACCGGTTtaatttaaaccattttaaaaattatatatttaaaccaCAGTGAACCCATCTGGACTCACTTTGGTTTGAGAgagcatttattttgttttaacaatCAAGATCAACTTAAACTAAATCCAAAGAAGCCACCGTTAAACCAAAGTAAGTGCATCCACACACAGGTTTGCACCCTT
Proteins encoded in this window:
- the TMEM213 gene encoding transmembrane protein 213 gives rise to the protein MKLFTIVPCTTIILVFLSIILWSSYLAEAEMSSSVSLTDHGGNGSQWPCPDVQFCPDVATCCQLGVDEYGWIAAAVGWSLWFLTLILLCMDKIMKLSPDEPKYLQA